In Paenibacillus algicola, a genomic segment contains:
- a CDS encoding aspartate ammonia-lyase, whose protein sequence is MTDVNYRLEKDFLGEKKLPSEAYYGINTVRAVENFPISGVPVHAELISALAEVKKAAALSNMQLGLLPKKIGEAVITAADEIMAGQYRSEFIVDSIQGGAGTSINMNMNEVLANRALEHLGKSKGDYFHCSPNNHVNMSQSTNDAIPTAIRIAAYRLAHELLASFRSLVEGIEEKAKQFDHVIKMGRTHLQDAVPIRLGQEFGAYARVLNRDIVRIERATEGLLKINMGATAVGTGLNAPVEYMDSVVSRLQEQTGIPLALADDLVDATQNTDAYLELSAALKVCAVNISKMCNDIRMMASGPKAGFNELLLPARQPGSSIMPGKVNPVMAEVMNQIAFQVMGNDHTICLACEAGQFELNVMVPVAANNLMHSIKIMKNGMEVFHQNLIQELEANIERCRHYVDTSYGIITALNPHLGYDVASRLVKEAQQTGQSVEEIILEKGLLTEEQIAVILDPYHMTSPGIAGEQFLLNQ, encoded by the coding sequence ATGACAGACGTAAATTACCGGTTAGAGAAGGATTTTCTGGGGGAGAAGAAGCTTCCGTCCGAGGCGTACTACGGGATCAATACCGTTCGCGCGGTAGAGAATTTCCCGATTAGCGGGGTGCCCGTCCATGCGGAGCTGATCTCCGCTCTGGCAGAAGTGAAGAAGGCTGCAGCACTTTCAAATATGCAGCTGGGGCTGCTGCCGAAGAAGATCGGAGAAGCGGTCATCACGGCTGCTGACGAGATCATGGCCGGTCAATACCGTTCGGAATTTATCGTCGATTCTATACAGGGGGGTGCAGGCACCTCCATAAATATGAATATGAATGAGGTTCTGGCGAATCGGGCGCTGGAGCATCTGGGCAAGAGCAAAGGAGATTATTTTCACTGCAGTCCGAACAACCATGTCAATATGTCCCAATCCACCAATGATGCGATCCCGACGGCCATCCGGATTGCGGCTTACCGGCTGGCGCATGAGCTGCTGGCGTCATTCCGCAGCCTGGTGGAGGGCATTGAGGAGAAGGCAAAGCAGTTCGATCATGTGATCAAGATGGGGCGCACCCATCTGCAGGACGCGGTTCCGATTCGCCTGGGACAGGAATTCGGTGCCTATGCTAGAGTGCTGAACCGTGACATTGTGCGGATCGAGCGGGCCACAGAGGGGCTGCTGAAGATTAATATGGGCGCAACGGCGGTCGGTACCGGGCTGAATGCACCGGTAGAGTATATGGACAGCGTCGTTTCCCGGCTGCAGGAGCAGACCGGAATTCCGCTGGCGCTGGCGGATGACCTGGTAGATGCGACGCAGAATACGGATGCCTATCTGGAGCTTTCCGCAGCCTTGAAGGTGTGCGCCGTAAATATCTCCAAAATGTGCAATGACATCCGGATGATGGCCTCCGGTCCGAAAGCCGGCTTCAACGAGCTGCTTCTGCCCGCCCGCCAGCCGGGGTCGTCAATCATGCCGGGCAAGGTGAACCCGGTCATGGCGGAGGTTATGAACCAGATTGCGTTCCAGGTTATGGGCAATGACCACACCATCTGTCTGGCCTGCGAGGCGGGACAGTTCGAGCTGAACGTGATGGTGCCGGTGGCGGCAAACAATCTGATGCATTCCATCAAAATAATGAAGAACGGCATGGAGGTCTTCCATCAGAACCTGATCCAGGAGCTGGAAGCTAATATCGAGCGCTGCCGCCATTATGTCGATACGAGCTACGGTATTATTACGGCGTTGAATCCGCATCTGGGGTACGATGTGGCATCCCGGCTCGTGAAGGAGGCACAGCAGACCGGGCAGAGCGTGGAGGAAATCATTCTGGAGAAGGGGCTGCTTACCGAGGAGCAGATTGCCGTCATTCTGGATCCGTATCATATGACCTCTCCAGGCATTGCAGGTGAGCAATTTTTGCTGAACCAATAG
- a CDS encoding cation:proton antiporter encodes MFHDIFIQLLVLLAVSVGVIAIAKKINLTYSIALVIVGLLLGVTNVPFLEEAEAFITQSDVFQAIVISLFLPILLGDATLKLPFSHLREQSKPVLALALCGTLLSFLIVALTGHYMLGLPLAVAFTFGALMSATDPISVISIFKSLGVPKKIVTIIEGESLFNDGIAVVLFQISSVYLLTYLEMGWAGLGSGLLLFLKFSLGGIAVGAVLGFLFSQLIRLYDDYPLEIAFSMLLFFGSYFIAEHFHVSGVIAVVVGGLIFGSYGSRIGMSQTTETNINSFWDVVTLVANSLIFLMVGLEIKNIDFTDKWGLIAAAVVTVVAARTFALYVSLSWLKDFSGAWKIILNWGGLKGSLSIALALSLPSSFEGREDVLVLTFSVVLFSLLVQGLSIKPLVLKLGLGGQKGGAADDVGA; translated from the coding sequence ATGTTTCATGATATTTTTATCCAGCTGCTCGTGCTGCTGGCGGTCTCGGTCGGAGTCATTGCGATTGCCAAAAAAATCAACTTGACCTACTCTATCGCTCTCGTCATCGTCGGCTTGCTGCTGGGCGTCACGAATGTTCCTTTCCTGGAGGAAGCGGAGGCGTTTATTACCCAATCGGACGTGTTTCAGGCCATTGTCATTTCCTTGTTTCTGCCGATATTGCTCGGAGATGCTACGCTGAAGCTGCCCTTCTCGCATTTGCGCGAGCAGAGCAAGCCGGTCCTGGCACTCGCGCTTTGCGGGACGCTGTTATCCTTCCTGATCGTGGCACTGACCGGTCACTATATGCTGGGCCTTCCGCTCGCGGTCGCGTTTACCTTCGGGGCGCTCATGAGCGCTACCGACCCGATCAGTGTCATCTCTATTTTTAAATCACTGGGTGTTCCCAAAAAGATCGTCACCATCATCGAAGGCGAGTCGCTGTTTAATGACGGCATTGCCGTCGTGCTGTTTCAGATCTCGTCCGTGTATCTTCTGACCTATCTGGAGATGGGATGGGCCGGGCTTGGCAGCGGCCTGCTGCTGTTCCTGAAGTTCAGTCTGGGCGGGATTGCGGTAGGTGCGGTGCTGGGCTTCCTCTTCTCGCAGCTAATCCGTCTGTATGATGACTACCCGCTCGAGATTGCATTTTCCATGCTGCTGTTCTTCGGCAGCTACTTTATTGCGGAGCATTTTCATGTATCCGGCGTCATTGCCGTGGTCGTGGGCGGTCTGATCTTTGGCAGCTACGGCTCTCGCATCGGAATGTCGCAGACGACGGAGACGAATATTAACTCGTTTTGGGATGTGGTGACACTGGTGGCGAACTCGCTGATTTTTCTCATGGTCGGCCTGGAGATCAAAAACATTGATTTCACCGACAAATGGGGCCTCATCGCAGCTGCTGTGGTTACCGTGGTGGCTGCCCGTACCTTTGCGCTTTATGTAAGCCTCTCCTGGCTAAAGGATTTCTCCGGCGCATGGAAAATTATCCTCAACTGGGGCGGCCTGAAGGGCAGTCTGTCTATTGCGCTCGCATTGAGCCTTCCCTCAAGCTTTGAGGGCCGGGAGGATGTGCTCGTCCTGACGTTCAGTGTTGTGCTTTTCTCGCTGCTCGTGCAGGGCTTATCCATCAAGCCGCTGGTGCTGAAGCTGGGACTTGGCGGACAGAAAGGCGGTGCAGCAGACGATGTCGGAGCATGA
- a CDS encoding NUDIX hydrolase yields the protein MADRKAVQQTMSEHELLDIYDRSMNWLGTETREKVHREGYWHQTFHCWVYGSSGDEEDGLLLQLRHQDKDTFPGYLDISCAGHLLAGEKIEDGVRELAEELGVTAEVQDLEYCGQVRQDYVDGKLKDREMTHIYIYECGRRLEEYDFQKSEISGLFRPTIQEFMELISGRRDSVVMKGVLYDETTGELRSVSRRVSAADITPQTPEYYEVLFQRLAKDPG from the coding sequence TTGGCGGACAGAAAGGCGGTGCAGCAGACGATGTCGGAGCATGAGCTGCTGGATATCTACGATCGCAGCATGAACTGGCTGGGCACCGAGACACGGGAGAAGGTACACCGGGAAGGGTACTGGCATCAGACCTTTCACTGCTGGGTTTACGGTTCGTCCGGTGATGAGGAAGACGGTCTGCTTCTGCAGCTGCGCCATCAGGATAAGGATACCTTTCCGGGGTATCTGGACATTTCCTGCGCCGGACATTTGCTCGCCGGAGAGAAGATCGAGGATGGCGTGAGAGAGCTGGCGGAGGAGCTGGGCGTGACTGCGGAAGTACAGGATCTCGAATACTGCGGTCAGGTACGGCAGGATTACGTTGACGGGAAGCTGAAGGACCGGGAAATGACACATATTTATATCTACGAATGCGGCCGGCGGCTGGAGGAGTATGATTTTCAAAAAAGCGAAATTTCCGGGCTGTTCCGCCCCACGATTCAGGAATTCATGGAGCTCATCTCCGGTCGCCGCGACAGTGTGGTGATGAAGGGCGTTCTCTACGATGAGACTACCGGGGAGCTGCGCTCTGTCAGCCGCAGAGTAAGCGCCGCGGACATCACTCCTCAGACGCCAGAATACTACGAGGTGCTGTTTCAACGCTTGGCCAAGGATCCAGGCTGA
- a CDS encoding ArsR/SmtB family transcription factor, giving the protein MKNLYHPPLETIPYSKVLQALSEPNRIRMVRCLYHSGENNCTAYSNSLMLNKSTVSHHIKILREAGLIQGRIEGKEHIYSLRKEEMNEKFPGLLESLVSVKDEDI; this is encoded by the coding sequence ATGAAAAATTTATATCACCCGCCGCTGGAGACCATCCCCTATTCCAAGGTGCTTCAGGCGCTAAGTGAGCCCAACCGCATACGAATGGTGCGCTGCCTATACCACAGTGGAGAGAACAACTGCACGGCGTATTCCAACTCTCTTATGCTGAACAAATCTACCGTGTCCCACCATATCAAGATTCTTCGCGAGGCCGGCCTTATTCAAGGCCGAATTGAGGGGAAGGAGCATATTTATTCTCTTCGCAAGGAGGAAATGAACGAAAAGTTCCCTGGGCTGCTGGAATCGCTGGTCTCGGTTAAAGACGAAGATATTTAA
- a CDS encoding peroxiredoxin-like family protein, protein MDLTAELTKAREGFMANAPQEVLDSVEAATKELIESGVATGLQVGEEAPDFVLPNAAGNQVSLYKQLEKGPVVLTFYRGGWCPYCNLELKAYQNVLPELQAAGASLMAISPQKPDASLSTKEKNELSFEVLSDDTYEVIKAYNLYFTLPDQLIRTYSDKFNIQLSEYNGTDEPWSLPVPGTFVINTDRKVVLASSNANYTERLNPAEVVSFLNNHK, encoded by the coding sequence ATGGATTTAACAGCAGAATTGACCAAGGCAAGAGAAGGCTTTATGGCTAACGCACCGCAGGAGGTGCTAGACAGCGTAGAGGCGGCAACGAAGGAGTTAATTGAATCTGGCGTGGCCACCGGTCTTCAAGTCGGCGAGGAGGCCCCGGATTTTGTGCTGCCGAACGCAGCCGGAAACCAGGTTTCTTTATATAAACAGCTGGAGAAAGGCCCTGTCGTACTGACGTTTTACCGCGGCGGCTGGTGCCCGTATTGCAATCTGGAGCTGAAAGCATACCAGAACGTGCTGCCTGAGCTTCAAGCGGCCGGAGCGTCCCTGATGGCGATCAGCCCGCAGAAGCCGGACGCGTCTCTCTCCACAAAGGAGAAGAACGAGCTGTCCTTTGAAGTGCTCAGTGATGATACCTATGAGGTAATCAAGGCGTACAACCTGTACTTTACCCTGCCGGATCAGCTGATCCGCACGTACTCTGACAAGTTCAACATCCAGCTGTCCGAGTACAACGGCACTGACGAGCCATGGAGCCTGCCGGTACCGGGCACCTTCGTCATCAACACCGACCGCAAAGTCGTGCTGGCCAGCTCCAACGCCAACTACACCGAGCGCCTGAACCCGGCTGAGGTCGTCAGCTTTCTGAACAATCATAAGTAA
- a CDS encoding transposase, translating into MDTIQGASFQYSHLKGGNVYGHTVVQALLRTGDKVYPFALERYDPEGKSKIDLACDIIQSVPTSNQPTYVLMDSWYPSSTVLQCSVKQGFHVISGLKTNRIFYPQGIRQSLKNFASYKLEIGY; encoded by the coding sequence GTGGACACCATACAAGGAGCTTCGTTCCAGTATTCTCATCTTAAAGGCGGAAATGTTTATGGCCATACGGTGGTTCAAGCGCTACTTCGTACAGGCGATAAGGTATATCCATTTGCTTTGGAACGTTACGATCCTGAAGGAAAGAGCAAAATTGATCTGGCCTGCGACATCATCCAATCTGTTCCGACGTCGAATCAGCCGACCTACGTGCTGATGGATTCTTGGTATCCGTCGTCTACGGTGCTTCAATGCAGCGTAAAACAGGGCTTTCATGTCATTAGTGGTTTAAAAACCAATCGCATCTTCTATCCTCAAGGTATTCGGCAGTCGCTCAAAAATTTTGCTTCCTATAAGCTCGAAATCGGATACTGA
- a CDS encoding class I SAM-dependent methyltransferase, with amino-acid sequence MMSQQALNRAKMPQSTNRILNSRSIHHSNKRLSELVKPGMHILDVGCGSGAITYGIAELVGPGGKVVGIDSSEALIIEAKERYRHIPQLSFEVMDIYQMGYEAAFDIVNASRVLQWLNQPEFALQRMIQAVQLGGKVLVLDYNHEKLRTEPELPASMAHFYRRFLDWRSDVGMDNAIADKLEVYFKQNALTQVSVTNQSEISVRELEGFETSAGIWAEVAASRGHQLVEDQYLTEADRSAAEQDYREWVRELAMEHEMYLLAVEGVRVI; translated from the coding sequence ATGATGAGCCAACAAGCATTAAACAGAGCAAAGATGCCGCAAAGTACTAACCGGATCTTGAACAGCAGGTCCATTCACCACTCAAACAAACGTTTGAGCGAATTAGTCAAGCCAGGCATGCACATACTGGACGTTGGTTGCGGAAGCGGGGCGATTACCTACGGCATTGCAGAGCTGGTTGGCCCTGGCGGCAAAGTCGTTGGTATAGACAGCAGCGAAGCATTAATTATAGAAGCAAAGGAACGGTACCGGCATATTCCGCAGCTGTCGTTTGAAGTGATGGATATTTATCAGATGGGTTATGAGGCAGCCTTCGATATTGTCAATGCATCCCGGGTGCTTCAATGGCTGAATCAGCCTGAGTTTGCTCTACAGCGGATGATTCAGGCAGTACAGCTAGGAGGAAAGGTGTTGGTGCTTGACTATAATCATGAAAAGCTCCGCACAGAACCGGAGCTTCCTGCATCCATGGCCCATTTCTATCGCAGGTTTTTAGATTGGCGGAGCGATGTCGGAATGGATAACGCAATTGCAGATAAGCTGGAAGTTTATTTTAAGCAAAATGCATTAACTCAGGTGAGCGTAACGAATCAATCGGAAATAAGCGTTAGAGAATTGGAAGGTTTTGAGACTTCTGCAGGAATTTGGGCAGAAGTCGCTGCGAGCCGGGGGCATCAGCTAGTAGAGGATCAATATTTAACAGAGGCAGACCGTTCGGCAGCGGAGCAAGATTATCGGGAATGGGTTCGCGAGCTGGCGATGGAGCATGAAATGTATTTACTCGCTGTTGAAGGGGTTAGAGTTATATGA
- a CDS encoding pyridoxal phosphate-dependent aminotransferase — MSAVFDQVTRSESEKNYFDKIDEQIKAAKRAGKAVFDLSIGEPDLPPPSQFWEELAHGLNQDGACAYPALYGEDYLLNSIQDWYRVKYSTTLDRHEHVLPLLGVKEGIAHLALGILEKGEYGAYVTPGYPIYKQAIRMAGGIPIALHTMFDENYFPDLKKIGSRPVRLLYMNYPNNPTGTVLTKESAEQLVQWVRSHNIYLCLDRVYGRISKSEIFEDYSILSVPGAMDCCIEMHSFSKDYNLPGIRLGFAAGNSHLIQKLKQVKTLTDISVFKPVQYAGARLLQADRNGELESYFEANNSCYSRRFRIISEILDTHRIKYFQGTGTFFVWFEIPSLFKDDHSFCSDLFERTGVLLVPGSEFGEETGRWCRLTLSKPDEMIMCCAAHLDDFLGGCNG; from the coding sequence ATGAGCGCAGTGTTTGACCAAGTCACACGATCCGAATCGGAGAAAAACTATTTCGACAAAATTGATGAGCAGATCAAAGCGGCCAAACGCGCAGGCAAGGCTGTTTTTGATTTGAGTATCGGCGAGCCAGATCTCCCTCCTCCGTCTCAATTCTGGGAAGAACTTGCTCATGGATTGAATCAAGATGGAGCTTGTGCTTATCCTGCACTCTATGGTGAGGATTATTTACTGAACAGTATTCAAGACTGGTATCGAGTTAAATATAGCACAACCTTAGATCGCCATGAGCATGTACTGCCTCTTCTGGGGGTGAAAGAGGGGATTGCTCACCTAGCTCTCGGTATACTAGAAAAAGGAGAGTACGGCGCATACGTAACGCCCGGTTATCCTATTTACAAGCAAGCGATCCGTATGGCTGGAGGAATCCCAATTGCATTGCATACGATGTTCGATGAAAATTATTTTCCTGATTTAAAGAAGATTGGCTCTCGACCCGTTCGGCTATTGTATATGAATTACCCGAATAATCCTACTGGAACGGTCCTGACAAAGGAGTCGGCAGAGCAGCTTGTTCAATGGGTACGTAGCCATAACATATATTTATGCCTAGACCGCGTTTACGGGAGGATTTCAAAAAGCGAGATATTCGAGGATTACTCTATCCTTAGCGTTCCGGGGGCAATGGACTGCTGTATAGAAATGCATTCGTTCTCCAAGGACTATAATCTTCCTGGGATACGGCTCGGCTTTGCTGCAGGCAATTCGCATCTTATTCAAAAGCTGAAGCAGGTGAAGACGCTTACTGATATTTCCGTCTTCAAGCCTGTTCAGTATGCTGGAGCGCGCCTGCTTCAAGCAGATCGGAATGGCGAGCTGGAATCGTACTTCGAAGCGAACAACAGTTGCTATTCGCGCAGGTTCAGAATTATAAGTGAGATTCTCGACACGCATCGTATCAAGTACTTTCAGGGAACGGGCACCTTCTTTGTCTGGTTTGAGATTCCGTCGCTTTTTAAGGATGATCACAGCTTTTGCTCTGATCTTTTCGAACGAACAGGTGTTCTGCTCGTACCGGGCAGTGAGTTTGGGGAGGAAACCGGCAGATGGTGCAGGCTGACCCTGTCTAAGCCAGACGAAATGATTATGTGTTGTGCCGCTCATCTGGATGACTTTTTAGGGGGCTGTAATGGATAA
- a CDS encoding thiamine pyrophosphate-binding protein: MDNEFVKDIISIWLKKLKVDRLFGIPGSYVLPLIDSAARHEIPFILSQHEYGAALMADGYAKATGKVGCVITTTGIGATNALSGIYNSYSDSQPVLFITGQVPTSQFGKGALQESAGIGRSIHMEEFFAKVTKLSKMVTSAEEVLDSLQVAEHALLEGRKGPVHLCIPIDVLQTRIPFFGLKPSLTRSLPVMPENTIREIHRLTEGSEKPLLLLGAGCQTDEVASIAKRLADKGIPVATTLRGKGIVDEAHPLALGCVGMYGDSSANYYLDRHADLLIAVGVSMSEFTTQCWDPSFSKPRLVHVDIDQTQIGKNYEPDLAVHADAQAFLTVLLQAAGEHKKGLKSAEEAVRATKSKFDAARAQRVVHSEEEGKLHPVEVVELIQKAIPAEQTVWVSDSVTWTETHLKLSGANRHIEAVNQASIGYTPAAAIGVKVGLPDRYVVAVFGDGGFRQTAMELATAVSYNIPVLWVNLNNEKYGSIYAAQKSYYDGNIVGTTYAPIDFVKFGESLGVEAMLIESPEALEEACEFFRHHERPLLLDVRINDAVPVAKARQLIRYQQWKLTKPTREHSSSEDLKVLNQLIQNRY; encoded by the coding sequence ATGGATAACGAATTCGTAAAAGATATTATATCGATTTGGTTGAAAAAGTTGAAGGTAGACCGCTTATTTGGAATTCCTGGAAGCTATGTGCTGCCCCTTATTGACTCGGCAGCTCGCCATGAGATCCCGTTTATTTTGTCCCAGCATGAATATGGTGCGGCGCTAATGGCGGACGGTTATGCCAAAGCTACGGGGAAAGTGGGGTGTGTCATTACAACAACAGGTATAGGGGCAACGAATGCATTAAGCGGAATATACAATTCCTATTCGGACTCCCAGCCCGTGCTTTTCATAACAGGGCAGGTTCCGACCAGCCAATTTGGGAAAGGAGCTCTGCAGGAATCGGCTGGAATCGGACGTTCGATTCATATGGAAGAGTTTTTCGCCAAAGTGACGAAGCTTTCCAAAATGGTGACTAGCGCAGAAGAGGTGCTGGATTCGCTACAAGTTGCTGAGCATGCCCTACTGGAAGGGAGAAAGGGGCCGGTTCATCTTTGCATACCTATCGATGTGCTACAAACACGTATACCATTCTTCGGGCTCAAGCCGTCACTCACCCGTTCATTGCCGGTTATGCCTGAAAACACTATAAGGGAAATTCATAGATTAACAGAGGGATCAGAGAAGCCTCTCTTGCTGCTTGGAGCGGGCTGCCAAACGGACGAAGTGGCCTCAATAGCCAAGCGTCTAGCTGATAAAGGCATACCAGTTGCAACAACTCTCCGGGGAAAGGGGATCGTGGACGAGGCGCATCCCTTAGCTTTAGGCTGTGTGGGGATGTACGGCGATTCAAGCGCGAACTATTATTTGGATCGCCATGCAGATCTGCTGATAGCGGTAGGGGTTTCGATGAGCGAATTTACTACGCAGTGTTGGGACCCGTCATTCTCCAAGCCGCGGCTTGTTCACGTCGATATTGATCAGACGCAAATCGGTAAGAATTATGAACCGGATCTGGCTGTCCATGCGGATGCGCAGGCGTTTCTGACGGTTCTGCTTCAGGCGGCCGGTGAGCATAAAAAGGGCCTGAAGTCTGCGGAGGAGGCGGTGCGAGCAACCAAATCAAAGTTTGATGCTGCCAGAGCACAGAGAGTCGTCCATTCGGAAGAAGAAGGGAAGCTTCACCCTGTGGAAGTAGTTGAGCTGATCCAAAAAGCTATACCGGCTGAGCAAACGGTTTGGGTCTCGGACTCAGTGACATGGACGGAAACCCATCTGAAGCTTTCCGGTGCCAACCGTCATATTGAAGCGGTGAACCAAGCCTCGATTGGATATACACCAGCTGCCGCAATCGGTGTGAAGGTAGGATTGCCCGACCGCTATGTGGTCGCTGTCTTCGGAGACGGAGGATTCAGGCAAACTGCAATGGAACTGGCCACGGCAGTCAGCTACAACATTCCGGTTCTATGGGTGAATTTAAACAATGAGAAGTATGGATCGATTTATGCTGCTCAGAAATCTTATTACGATGGAAACATTGTCGGAACAACCTATGCTCCCATAGATTTTGTCAAGTTCGGTGAATCCCTAGGTGTAGAAGCTATGCTAATTGAAAGTCCCGAGGCCCTGGAAGAGGCATGTGAATTTTTTCGGCACCATGAACGTCCTTTACTACTGGATGTAAGAATAAACGATGCGGTTCCAGTGGCTAAAGCCAGGCAGCTGATTCGCTATCAGCAGTGGAAGCTGACCAAGCCGACGAGAGAACATTCGTCTAGCGAGGATTTAAAGGTACTGAACCAGCTTATTCAAAATCGATATTAA
- a CDS encoding aminotransferase class III-fold pyridoxal phosphate-dependent enzyme, with product MMNVSLSNFDEKSIYGKNLTLVTAHNETLVLRDEHGDLRTYVDMMSAYGSCNFGHCNSQIVPFEAYPADIAACFYPEEAKDFSEWLTGKLKLPEHEVLYQVGGSAAVSAAISIAQRIKQGKVAYLSGSFHGLGLDALSITNTHKTHALQYTGLLNALAPYGVEIPFGHEVYINWSDISCFVFEPIQGANGYIPLDRQWLNRLIDAAQEHGVVVIADEIQCGYYRHGSLSMAQQLELQPDIHLFSKSMTNGLYPFSAVVYPKAYAEQIQEDLFLAHTFQTSALGCYASMSVARFIDANNIEERCRIVEEFLLNFGRQVSRFEQVKKLYVTGPTLSFEMEGIRGKQLVQACMEKGILIFTGGAKGERVRIAPPVTITLEMLEHSLSEILDSIQSLVLKTGHSLV from the coding sequence ATGATGAACGTGTCACTAAGTAATTTTGACGAGAAGTCGATATATGGTAAAAACCTGACGCTGGTTACGGCTCATAACGAAACGCTAGTGCTTCGCGATGAGCATGGGGATTTGAGGACTTACGTGGATATGATGAGCGCTTATGGCTCTTGCAACTTTGGTCATTGCAACAGCCAAATTGTTCCGTTTGAAGCCTATCCCGCAGATATTGCGGCTTGCTTCTATCCGGAGGAAGCAAAGGACTTCAGCGAGTGGTTGACTGGCAAATTAAAGTTGCCTGAGCATGAGGTGCTCTACCAGGTGGGAGGCAGTGCAGCTGTATCTGCAGCAATTTCGATTGCGCAGCGAATAAAACAGGGAAAGGTGGCATACCTGAGCGGCTCCTTCCATGGACTGGGATTGGACGCATTGAGCATTACCAACACGCATAAAACGCATGCCCTGCAATATACCGGTCTGCTTAACGCATTGGCTCCGTACGGTGTAGAAATTCCATTCGGGCATGAGGTTTATATTAATTGGTCGGACATTTCCTGCTTTGTTTTTGAACCCATTCAGGGAGCTAACGGTTATATTCCGCTTGACCGGCAGTGGCTGAACCGGCTGATCGATGCAGCTCAAGAACATGGTGTTGTTGTTATAGCAGACGAAATTCAATGCGGGTATTATCGGCATGGTAGCCTGAGCATGGCACAGCAGCTCGAACTCCAACCGGATATACACTTATTTAGCAAATCAATGACCAATGGGCTGTATCCATTCTCGGCAGTGGTGTATCCGAAGGCCTATGCGGAGCAGATTCAAGAGGATTTGTTTCTGGCGCATACATTCCAGACCTCGGCGCTTGGATGCTACGCTTCAATGTCAGTGGCTCGATTTATCGATGCGAACAATATCGAGGAACGATGCCGCATCGTAGAGGAATTTCTATTGAACTTCGGTCGACAAGTGTCCAGATTTGAGCAGGTAAAGAAGCTGTACGTAACAGGTCCTACTTTATCCTTTGAGATGGAAGGCATTCGAGGAAAACAACTGGTGCAGGCCTGTATGGAGAAGGGGATTCTTATTTTTACCGGTGGGGCAAAAGGTGAGCGGGTGAGAATTGCTCCGCCAGTCACAATAACTCTGGAAATGTTGGAACATTCCCTCAGCGAAATCCTTGATAGCATTCAATCACTTGTATTAAAGACTGGGCATTCTTTGGTCTGA